TCACGACCTGGGCGAGCCGCAGCTCCGGGCCGATCGGGGCGATCTGCCAGAGGACCGCGAAGATGCCGAGCGCGAACGGCAGGGCGCCCGTGAAGGATTCCGCGAGCTGCGCCTGCCAGATGGGCCCCAGCGCACCCGCGCCCGTCACGCCGCCGATCCCCGCCGCGTTCGCGGTCGCGAGGGCCGCGTGCAGCACGTTCTGCAGGAGCATCGCGGCGAACACCGCCGACGAGGCGACGAGCGCCGGCATCGCGCCGCGCCGGTCGAGCGTCCGCGCGACCTGCGGCCGCATCCCCTCGGATCGCTCCGCCATGCCCGTGCCCCGTCCCGCCGGACCATGATCGACCGGCGGCTCGAGCCTAGCGAGGGGAGGGCGGCGCGAGCGCGCGGGCGCCGCACGGGTCCATGATGGGGGCACTGTGATCCTCATCGACGAGCCCGTCTGGCCCGCCCACGGCACGCTGTGGGCGCACCTCGTGACGGACGAGCGCCTCGAGGAGCTGCACGACTTCGCGGGCCGCGCCGGCATCCCCCGCCGCGCCTTCGATCACGACCACTACGACGTGCCGCAGGAGCGCTGGGACGAGCTCGTCGCGCTCGGCGCGCAGCCCGTCACGGGGCGCGAGCTGCTGCGACGGCTGCAGGCCGCGGGCCTCCGTGTCACGCAGCGCGAGAAGGGGGCGCGCGCCGCGGGCGCCGGGGAGTAGATTCCGAGCGAGAGATCGGAGCGCCCATGTCCTTCCAGGCCTACCTCGACGCCGTCGAGACCAAGACCGGGCTCACGCCGCGACAGCTCCTCGAGCTCGCCCGCGAGCGCGGCCTCGCCGAGCCCGGCGTCAAGGCGGGCGCGATCCTCGAATGGCTCAAGGACGACTACGGGCTGGGGCGCGGCCACGGCATGGCCATGGTCCACGTCATCCAGAAGGGGCCGCGGATCGACTCGAAGCACGTCGGCACGGACGGCGCCCACCGCGACGAGTCCGACGAGCTGTGGCTCGACGGGAAGGCGACGCGGCCCGGCGCCTGAGGGCTCCGGACCGCGTCTCGCGCTTCCGCGGGAGCCCTACCGCTCGCCGGCCCCCGGCTCGGCGCCGGGCGTGATGACGGCACCCGAGGTCGAGGCGCGGCGCGAGCGGCGCTGACGTCCGGCCCCCGCCTCCTTCGGCTCGGGCAGCGCCTCGAGCACGGAGTCCAGGATGAGCTCGGCGTCGTGCGTGCTGATCCGGCGCTGGCGGCCCTTCGCCTTCTTCGCCGAGGAGAGGTCGAGGATGTCGACCGCGGCCTCCGCGGCCGCCTCGGCGGCGCGCTCGACGGTCGCCGGCGGCTCGGCCGCGGCCGGAGCCTGCGCCCCCGCGCCGGAGCCGGTCTCCGCCTCCGACGTCGAGGCTGTCGCGGTCGCCTCGGCGGCGGACCCGCCCTCGGCACCGGCCGCGGGCTCGGCGCCCTCCCCCTCGGGGACGTGCGGCACCGTGCTCTTCGCGATCTGGGCGAGCGCGTTGCGCACATCCTCCGTGATCGCGTGCGTGCCGTTGGATCCTGCGCCCTGCGTCGTCGGCTGCGAGGGCTGGCCGTTCGAGCCGCCGTTCCCGCCGCCGTTGCCGTTGCCGCGGCCGCCGCGACGCCGTCCGCCGCCCTCGCCGCCGTTCCCGCCGCCCTGCTGCTGCGGGCGGTGCTTCGAGACCGGGTCGTGGTGGACGATCAGGCCGCGGCCCGCGCAGACCTCGCAGGTCTCGCTGAAGGACTCGAGGAGCCCGAGCCCGAGCTTCTTGCGCGTCATCTGGATGAGGCCGAGGCTCGTGACCTCCGCGACCTGGTGCTTCGTCCGGTCGCGGCTCAGGCACTCGACGAGGCGGCGCAGCACGAGGTCGCGGTTCGACTCGAGGACCATGTCGATGAAGTCGACGACGATGATGCCGCCGATGTCGCGCAGGCGCAGCTGGCGCACGACCTCCTCCGCGGCCTCGAGGTTGTTCTTCGTGACCGTCTCCTCGAGGTTGCCGCCGGAGCCGACGAACTTCCCCGTGTTGACGTCGACGACCGTCATCGCCTCGGTGCGGTCGATGATGAGCGAGCCGCCGGAGGGCAGCCAGACCTTGCGGTCGAGCGCCTTCTCGATCTGCTCCGTCACGCGGAAGGCGTCGAAGGCATCCCGCTCGCCCGAGAAGGACTCGAGGCGGTCGAGGAGGTCCGGGGCCACCGAGGTGAGGTAGCGGCGGATCGTGCCCTCGACCTCGTCGCCCGCCACCACGAGCTTGTGGAAGTCCTCGTTGAAGACGTCGCGCACGATCTTGATGAGGAGGTCGGGCTCCGAGTGCAGCAGGGCCGGCGCGTTGCCGATCTCCTGCGCGCGGGCGATCTCCGCCCACTGGCTCGTGAGGCGCTGCACATCGAGCGTGAGCTGCTCCTCCGTCGCCCCCTCGGCGGCGGTGCGCACGATGACGCCCGCGTCGTCCGGGAGGACCTCCTTGAGGATCTTCTTGAGGCGCGCGCGCTCCGTGTCCGGGAGCTTGCGGCTGATGCCGTTCATGGAGCCGTTCGGCACGTAGACGAGGTAGCGGCCGGGGAGGCTCACCTGGCTCGTGAGGCGCGCGCCCTTGTGGCCGACGGGATCCTTCGTCACCTGCACGAGGACGCGGTCGCCGGGCTTGAGCGCGAGCTCGATGCGACGCGGCTGGTTCTTCTTCTCCGGGTCCTGCTGGACGGCATCCCAGTCGACCTCGCCCGAGTAGAGGACGGCGTTGCGGCCGCGGCCGATGTCGACGAAGGCGGCCTCCATGCTCGGGAGCACGTTCTGGACGCGGCCGAGGTACACGTTGCCGATGAGGCTCGACTCGGAGGATCGGGCGACGTAGTGCTCGACGAGCACGCCGTCCTCGAGGACGGCGATCTGGATGCGGCCCGACTTCTCGCGGACCACCATCTGACGGTCGACGCTCTCGCGGCGGGCGAGGAACTCGGCCTCCGTGATCACGGGGCGGCGGCGGCCGGCGTCGCGGCCGTCGCGACGGCGCTGCTTCTTCGCCTCGAGGCGGGTCGAGCCCTTGATCTTCTGCGGCTCCGAGATGGGCTCGGGCGCCTGGCGCTGGCGCTGGCGGCCGCCCTGCTCGGCGGCGCCCTCCTCGCGCTCGCCGCGACGGCGGGTGCGGCGGCGGCTCTGCCCGTCCTCCTCGCCCGCGGGCTGCGAGCCGGCCTGCGCCGACTGCGGGGCGGCACCGCCCCGCTCCTGCGGGGTGCGGGCCTCGCGGGCCGGCGGCGTCCAGGTCGGGAGGTCGGGGGCGCGGAACAGGAGGTGGCGCGGCGAGGTCGCGACGAGCGGCGGCTCGGGGTCGGTCTCGGCGGCAGGTGCGTCGGCCGCGGGCTGCACATCGGCGGGCTGCGCCGCGGCGGGCTCTCCGGCGACGGATGGCCCCTCGGCGGGGTGCTCGGCAGCGGGCTGCTCGGCGGCCGGCTGCTCGGCCGGCGCCGTCGGCACCGACGACGGCTCGGGCGCGACCGGGGGCACCGGCTGCGCGATCCGCTCGGCGAGCTCGGCGGCCGCGGGGGCCGCGACCTGCTCGGCCTCGCCACGAGTCGCCTCGGTCTCGGGGGCCGGGGCCGCATCCCGCTGGGCCGCATCCTGCTGGGCCGCATCCTGCTGCGCCGCGGCCTGCTGCGCCGCCTGCTCGGCCGCCTTGCGTCGACGGCCGCCGAGGATGCCTCGTCGGCCGGGCTTCTTCTCTTCCACCATCGCTGGTGCGCTCCTCGTCCGGGGGCGGCCGCGCCATCCTCCGGGTACTCTCGCCGGCGGTCCGCTTCATGGCGGGTCCGCCGAAATCCTGTGGTCTCGATCGGCACGATGCGCGGCATCGGCTCTGATCGATCGCGTGCTCTCACCACACTCGGAACTGGCTGTCCGACGCGGTGCGGGGTCGCACTCGCGGTCCGGTAGTGCCCGGAAAAGCCTTCTCGGTCGTCATGTCGAGCGGTGCTCGACCGACTGCGTCAGAGTATCGCATGGCCGCACAGGTCCGCGTCTCCCGCCCCGTGACATAATCCGGTCCATGGCCGACGGCACCCGGAACCGCACCCCCTGGCTGCTCGCCTCGGCCCTCGTCGTCCTCGGCCTGATCGGCTGGATCGCCTCCGTCGCGCTCGCGCTCGAGAAGTTCGTCGTCCTCGCGGATCCCGACGCGGCGCTGAGCTGCGACATCAGCGTGCTCGTGCAGTGCGGCAAGAACCTCGGCTCGTGGCAGGGGGCCGTCTTCGGCTTCCCCAACCCGGTGCTCGGCGTGGCCGGCTTCGTCGCGCCGATCGTCGTCGGCGCGGGACTCCTCGCCGGCGCGCGCTTCGCCCGCTGGTTCTGGATCGCGTTCCAGCTCGGCCTCACCGGCGCCCTCGTCTTCGTGATCTGGCTCATCAGCCAGAGCATCTACGTGCTCGGCACGCTCTGCCCGTGGTGCATGGTCGTCTGGTCGGCCACGATCCCGATGTTCATCTCGACCCTGGTCTGGAACCTCTCGAGCGGGCACCTCGGCGGCGGGCGCCGACTGGGCCGCGCGCTCTCGCCCTACGTCGTGCCGCTCACCATCGCCGCCTACCTCGTGATCGCGCTGCTCGCGCAGCTCCGGCTCGACGTGATCGGCTCGCTGAGCTGACCCGGCTTCTCGGCTCAGCGTCCGCACAGGGTACGGACAGCGGATCGCCATAGCCTCGGCGGGTGCCCGAGGACAAGCTCTCCAAGAACCAGCGCCGCGAGGCCGCCCGCGAGGCGGCCAGGATCTCGCGCGAGAAGGCCCGGCGACGCGAGCGCGCCCTCCGCATCGCCGTGCCGGCCGGCGTGACGCTCGCGCTCCTCGCGATCGGCGTCGTCGTCGCCCTCGTGATCGTGAACTCGATCCCCAAGGTCAGCTTCCCCGGCGGCCCCGAGAACATGGCGAGCGACGGCATCCTGTTCCAGGGCGACGCGGGCGAGGTCGTGCCCGTCGCGACGGACGCGATCCCCGAGGACGGCGAGCCGACCGCGACCGAGCCGCAGGACGGCATCGCGAACATCGTCAGCTACGTCGACTGGGCGTGCCCCGCCTGCAAGAGCTTCGAGGAGGCCTACGCCGGCCCGATCGCGGATCTCGTGGCGAGCGGCGGGGCGACCCTCGAGGTCCACCCGGTCGCGATCCTCGACAACGCCTACGCCGGCAGCCGCTACTCGAGCCGCGCAGCGAACGCCGCCGCCTGCGTCTCGCAGTACGCGCCGGAGTCCTTCCTCGACGTGCAGGAGCAGATGTTCCAGAACCAGCCCTCGGAGGGCACGACGGGCCTCACGAACGGCGGCATCAAGGAGCTCGTGCAGGCGGGCGGCGTCGACGATCCGGATGTCATGGAGTGCATCGACAGCGAGGGCTTCGAGGACTGGGTGGCGGCCGCGACAGAGCGCGCCGAGATCCAGGGCACGCCGACGCTCGTCGTGAACGGCACCACCTGGAACGCGCAGGCGGACGGCGACTTCATGGACTTCGTCGCGGCGCAGGTCGGCTGACCCGCGGGCCGGCGCGCTCGCACCCGTCGCATCCGCGCCCCCGCATCCCGCCCCCGCACCTGCCTCGCATCTGCAAGAGACACGTCTGTTGCCAGACAGACGGCCATACCGGCCTGTCCCACGCGACGCAGACATGTCTATTGCAGATGCGACGGCGACCCCGTGGCGCCCGTCGGGCGCGCCGAGGACGGCCGCGCTCGCAGGCGGGCAGGCCTGCCGCGGCCGAGCCGACGCCGCAGACATGCGAAACGGCGCGAGGACGGTGGGATGCCGCCGTCCTCGCGCCGAGAGACATGTCTCTTGCGCGTGGTGGGTCAGGCGAACCAGAGGGCGAGCTCGCGCGCGGCCGACTCGGGCGAGTCGGAGCCGTGCACGAGGTTCTGCTGCACCTTGAGGCCCCAGTCGCGGCCGAGGTCGCCGCGGATCGTGCCCGGCGCGGCCGTCGTCGGGTCGGTGGTGCCCGCGAGCGAGCGGAAGCCCTCGATGACGCGGTTGCCGGTCACGCGGATCGCGACCACGGGGCCGGACTCCATGAACTCGACGAGCGGCTCGTAGAAGGGCTTGCCCTCGTGCTCGGCGTAGTGCTCGGCGAGCAGGGCGCGGTCGGCCTGCACCAGCCGGATGTCGACGAGCTGGTAGCCCTTCGCCTCGATGCGGCGCAGGATCTCGCCGGTCAGGCTGCGGGCGACGCCGTCGGGCTTGACGAGGACGAGGGTCTCTTCGATGTTCATGGGGTCCTTCCGGGATTCGGCGGGGGTTCGGTCGGTCAGGAGGCGGATGCGGCGGCGGCCTTCATGCGGTCGATCTGGCCGCCGCGGATCGCGCAGTAGGCCCAGAACGCCGCGAAGAGGGCGCCGACGAGGAACATGACGGGCAGCAGGAGCCCGAGGAGGATGAGGCCGAGCTGCACGGCCCAGCCGAGCCACTGCCCCCAGCGGTAGCGCTGGAGGCCGGCGACGACGCTCACGAGCACGATCGCGCCGAGCCCGCCGCCGAGGGCGAGCGCGGGGTCGAGGAGCTTGAGCCCGAACATCACGAGCGCGACGAAGAACAGCACGGCGGCCTCGAGGCCGAGCGCGATCGAGCACAGCGTCTCGGTGACGCTGCGCTGGCGGCGCGGGCGGCGCGTCGGCGCGGGCTGCCCGGCGGTCGCGTCCGGCTCCGCGCCCTCCGGCTCGACGCCGTCCGGCTCCACGCCGTCCGGCTCCACGCCCTCCGTCGCCGCCCCGCTCACTTCCAGCCCCCCGCCTCGGCGAGCGCGATCGCCTCGCCGACGAGGGTGATGGAGCCGGTCACGACGACCGCGCGCCGCGGCTCGGCGGCCGCCCAGGCTCGCGCCTCGTCGAGTGCGTCCTCCGCGCGGGCGAAGGTCACGACGGCATCGGGCCCCGCGACGGCGCCCGCGATCTCGGCGAGCTCCTCCTCGCCGATCGCGCGCTCCGACTCCGAGCGCGTGGCGTGGATGCGTGCCGCGATCGGCGCGAGCTCCCGGACGATGCCGTGCGCGTCCTTGTCGCGCAGCACGCCGAGCACGAGCGCGATCTCCGCGAAGTCGAAGTACTCCTGCATGGCCGCCGCGAGGGAGGCGGCGCCGTGCGGATTGTGGGCGGCATCCACGAAGACGCTCGGCTCGACGCCGACGAGCTGGAGTCGGCCGGGCGAATCCGCCTCGGCGAGCCCCTGCACGACGACGTCGAGGTCGAGGGCGCGTGTGCCCTCCCCGAGGAAGGTCTCGACCGCGGCGACGGCGACGGCCGCGTTCTGCGCCTGGTGGTCGCCGTAGAGCGGCAGGAAGACGCCCTCGTAGCGCCCCGCGATGCCGCGGAGGTCGAGCAGCTGTCCGCCGACCGCCATCGCCGAGGACTCGACCGCGAAGTCGCTGCGCTCGATCGCGATCGACGCCTCGTCCTGCGCGGCGGCCGCCCGGAGCTCGTCGAGCGCCTCGATCCGCTGATTCGCCGTGACGACCGAGGAGGCGGGCTTGATGATGCCGGACTTCGTGCGGGCGATGAGCTCGATGGTCGCGCCGAGACGGTCCATGTGGTCGAGTGCGATGGGCGTGAAGACGGCGACCTGCGCATCGGCGACGTTCGTGCAGTCCCACTCGCCGCCGAGTCCCACCTCGAGCACCATGACATCCACGGGCGCGTCGGCGAAGGCCGCGAAGGCGAGGACGGTGAGCGCCTCGAAGAAGGTGAGCGGCGGCTCGCCGTTCGCGGTGAGCTCGGCGTCGACCATGAGCAGATAGGGCCGGACGTCCTCCCCCGCGGCCGCGAAGGCCTCGTCGCTGATCGGCTCGCCGTCGATGACGATGCGCTCGGTCACGCGCTGCAGGTGCGGGCTCGTGAGGAGGCCGGGGCGGAGCCCGGCGGCGCGCAGCAGCGAGGCGATCATCCGGCTCGTGGAGGTCTTGCCGTTCGTGCCCGCGATCTGGATGACCGGCGCCGAGCGGTGCGGGTCGCCGAGCAGCTCGACGGCGCGCCGGGTCGCGTCGAGGCGGGGCTCGGGCTGCGCCTCGCCGACGCGCGCCAGCAGCTCCTGGTAGACGGCCTCGGCGGCCTCGCGGAATCCGTCCTGCTCGTCGCTCATGCGCGCTCCACCGTGATCGTGACGCGGGAGCCCTCGCCGACGGGCGAAGCGCCGTCGGCGCGCTCCCCGGTCTCGAGCGAGACGCTGAGGGTCTCCCCCTGGATGAGCTCCGCGTGGGCGGCGATCGCGGCGAGCGCCGCGGCGTCCCCCTCGATGCGGAGCGAGATGCGGTCCGAGACCTCGAGGTCGGCGTCCTTGCGGGCCTGCTGGACGGCGCGCACGACATCCCGGGCGAGCCCCTCCGCCTCGAGCTCGGGCGTGAGCGCGGCGTCGAGGACGACGAAGCCGCCGCCCGGCAGGAACGCGACCGCGGCCGAGTCGTCGGCGGCCTCGAGGACGAGCTCGAACTCGCCCTCGGCGAGCTCGATCCCGCCCACGACGACGCCGGATCCCGATGCCGCCCAGTCCCCCGCCTTGGCGGCCTGGATGACGCGCTGCACGTCCTTGCCGAGGCGCGGCCCGAGGACTCGCGCGTTGACGCCGAGTCGCTGCGAGAGCCCGAAGCGCTCGAGGCTGTCGGCGGCGGGCGCCTCGAGGTCGACCCGCTTCACGTTGAGCTCGTCGCGGAGGATGTCGGCGAAGTCCCGCAGGGAGGCCGCGTCCTCGGCGACGATCGTGAGGCCCGCGAGCGGCAGGCGGACGCGGAGCCCGCGCGCCTTCCGCACGCCGAGCCCCGAGGACGCGATCTCGCGCACCCGGTCCATCGCCGCGACGAGCGCGT
The Homoserinibacter sp. YIM 151385 DNA segment above includes these coding regions:
- a CDS encoding DsbA family protein; this encodes MPEDKLSKNQRREAAREAARISREKARRRERALRIAVPAGVTLALLAIGVVVALVIVNSIPKVSFPGGPENMASDGILFQGDAGEVVPVATDAIPEDGEPTATEPQDGIANIVSYVDWACPACKSFEEAYAGPIADLVASGGATLEVHPVAILDNAYAGSRYSSRAANAAACVSQYAPESFLDVQEQMFQNQPSEGTTGLTNGGIKELVQAGGVDDPDVMECIDSEGFEDWVAAATERAEIQGTPTLVVNGTTWNAQADGDFMDFVAAQVG
- a CDS encoding DUF4031 domain-containing protein — its product is MLIDEPVWPAHGTLWAHLVTDERLEELHDFAGRAGIPRRAFDHDHYDVPQERWDELVALGAQPVTGRELLRRLQAAGLRVTQREKGARAAGAGE
- a CDS encoding Rne/Rng family ribonuclease, with the protein product MVEEKKPGRRGILGGRRRKAAEQAAQQAAAQQDAAQQDAAQRDAAPAPETEATRGEAEQVAAPAAAELAERIAQPVPPVAPEPSSVPTAPAEQPAAEQPAAEHPAEGPSVAGEPAAAQPADVQPAADAPAAETDPEPPLVATSPRHLLFRAPDLPTWTPPAREARTPQERGGAAPQSAQAGSQPAGEEDGQSRRRTRRRGEREEGAAEQGGRQRQRQAPEPISEPQKIKGSTRLEAKKQRRRDGRDAGRRRPVITEAEFLARRESVDRQMVVREKSGRIQIAVLEDGVLVEHYVARSSESSLIGNVYLGRVQNVLPSMEAAFVDIGRGRNAVLYSGEVDWDAVQQDPEKKNQPRRIELALKPGDRVLVQVTKDPVGHKGARLTSQVSLPGRYLVYVPNGSMNGISRKLPDTERARLKKILKEVLPDDAGVIVRTAAEGATEEQLTLDVQRLTSQWAEIARAQEIGNAPALLHSEPDLLIKIVRDVFNEDFHKLVVAGDEVEGTIRRYLTSVAPDLLDRLESFSGERDAFDAFRVTEQIEKALDRKVWLPSGGSLIIDRTEAMTVVDVNTGKFVGSGGNLEETVTKNNLEAAEEVVRQLRLRDIGGIIVVDFIDMVLESNRDLVLRRLVECLSRDRTKHQVAEVTSLGLIQMTRKKLGLGLLESFSETCEVCAGRGLIVHHDPVSKHRPQQQGGGNGGEGGGRRRGGRGNGNGGGNGGSNGQPSQPTTQGAGSNGTHAITEDVRNALAQIAKSTVPHVPEGEGAEPAAGAEGGSAAEATATASTSEAETGSGAGAQAPAAAEPPATVERAAEAAAEAAVDILDLSSAKKAKGRQRRISTHDAELILDSVLEALPEPKEAGAGRQRRSRRASTSGAVITPGAEPGAGER
- a CDS encoding DUF4233 domain-containing protein, which encodes MSGAATEGVEPDGVEPDGVEPEGAEPDATAGQPAPTRRPRRQRSVTETLCSIALGLEAAVLFFVALVMFGLKLLDPALALGGGLGAIVLVSVVAGLQRYRWGQWLGWAVQLGLILLGLLLPVMFLVGALFAAFWAYCAIRGGQIDRMKAAAASAS
- a CDS encoding DUF4287 domain-containing protein is translated as MSFQAYLDAVETKTGLTPRQLLELARERGLAEPGVKAGAILEWLKDDYGLGRGHGMAMVHVIQKGPRIDSKHVGTDGAHRDESDELWLDGKATRPGA
- a CDS encoding vitamin K epoxide reductase family protein gives rise to the protein MADGTRNRTPWLLASALVVLGLIGWIASVALALEKFVVLADPDAALSCDISVLVQCGKNLGSWQGAVFGFPNPVLGVAGFVAPIVVGAGLLAGARFARWFWIAFQLGLTGALVFVIWLISQSIYVLGTLCPWCMVVWSATIPMFISTLVWNLSSGHLGGGRRLGRALSPYVVPLTIAAYLVIALLAQLRLDVIGSLS
- a CDS encoding bifunctional folylpolyglutamate synthase/dihydrofolate synthase, whose translation is MSDEQDGFREAAEAVYQELLARVGEAQPEPRLDATRRAVELLGDPHRSAPVIQIAGTNGKTSTSRMIASLLRAAGLRPGLLTSPHLQRVTERIVIDGEPISDEAFAAAGEDVRPYLLMVDAELTANGEPPLTFFEALTVLAFAAFADAPVDVMVLEVGLGGEWDCTNVADAQVAVFTPIALDHMDRLGATIELIARTKSGIIKPASSVVTANQRIEALDELRAAAAQDEASIAIERSDFAVESSAMAVGGQLLDLRGIAGRYEGVFLPLYGDHQAQNAAVAVAAVETFLGEGTRALDLDVVVQGLAEADSPGRLQLVGVEPSVFVDAAHNPHGAASLAAAMQEYFDFAEIALVLGVLRDKDAHGIVRELAPIAARIHATRSESERAIGEEELAEIAGAVAGPDAVVTFARAEDALDEARAWAAAEPRRAVVVTGSITLVGEAIALAEAGGWK
- the ndk gene encoding nucleoside-diphosphate kinase yields the protein MNIEETLVLVKPDGVARSLTGEILRRIEAKGYQLVDIRLVQADRALLAEHYAEHEGKPFYEPLVEFMESGPVVAIRVTGNRVIEGFRSLAGTTDPTTAAPGTIRGDLGRDWGLKVQQNLVHGSDSPESAARELALWFA